A single genomic interval of Koleobacter methoxysyntrophicus harbors:
- a CDS encoding helix-turn-helix domain-containing protein — MDYNKDELTYIGNRIRQLRIKSGLTQEQLGEKANLHYSYIGQVERGDKVPSLKTLKKITKALNTSLDFLLEPEEEYRVKSDRELLKQELVSLFKNRSNKEMEMILNIIRTILDEFDKLKFESKENSLKK; from the coding sequence ATGGATTATAATAAAGATGAGTTAACCTATATAGGAAACAGAATACGACAATTACGGATTAAATCCGGTCTTACGCAGGAACAATTAGGGGAAAAGGCAAACCTCCACTACAGTTATATCGGGCAAGTTGAAAGGGGAGATAAGGTTCCATCATTAAAGACTTTAAAGAAGATTACGAAAGCCCTGAACACCAGTCTTGATTTTTTATTAGAACCCGAAGAGGAATACAGGGTTAAATCCGATAGGGAACTGCTAAAACAAGAGCTGGTTTCCCTGTTTAAAAATAGGAGCAACAAGGAAATGGAAATGATTTTAAATATTATCAGAACTATCCTTGATGAATTTGATAAATTAAAATTTGAATCCAAGGAAAACAGCTTGAAAAAATAA
- a CDS encoding M23 family metallopeptidase — MKLKIFNRENKDMPYSYPPLRNNKKKKINYLKKIFICLVIFTVALGLHKINLPVTRKAADGIKYLLTYDYDFHKAVEDSRILSFLNEKIKPEVLKMVFNQSSPPLLKEDVDLPVQGEISSGFGIRIHPVLKEKRQHNGIDIRASEGEPIRVILDGKVKKVREDKELGNTVLIDHGDGIETLYAHCSEILVNEGDKVIKNQVIARVGDTGLADGTHLHFEVWVNGKPVDPVSTLFKNLNKTDQR, encoded by the coding sequence GTGAAATTAAAGATTTTCAATAGAGAAAATAAGGATATGCCCTATTCATATCCGCCGTTAAGAAATAACAAAAAGAAAAAAATAAATTATTTAAAAAAAATATTTATATGCCTAGTAATCTTTACGGTTGCTCTTGGTTTACATAAAATCAACCTACCTGTAACACGTAAAGCTGCCGATGGTATTAAATATCTCTTGACTTATGACTATGACTTTCATAAAGCCGTTGAAGATTCCCGGATATTGAGTTTTTTAAATGAAAAAATAAAACCTGAGGTCTTAAAGATGGTTTTTAATCAATCTTCTCCACCCCTTTTAAAGGAAGATGTAGATTTACCTGTACAGGGTGAAATTTCGTCAGGTTTTGGGATTAGAATCCATCCTGTTTTAAAAGAAAAAAGACAACACAACGGTATAGATATACGAGCATCGGAAGGAGAGCCTATAAGGGTTATCCTGGATGGAAAAGTAAAAAAGGTACGGGAGGATAAGGAATTAGGGAATACAGTCCTTATAGACCATGGAGATGGGATAGAAACCCTGTATGCCCATTGTTCCGAAATACTAGTAAATGAAGGTGATAAAGTAATAAAAAACCAGGTAATCGCAAGGGTTGGTGATACCGGATTGGCGGACGGCACACACTTGCATTTTGAAGTATGGGTTAATGGTAAACCCGTTGACCCCGTTTCTACACTTTTTAAAAATTTAAATAAAACCGATCAAAGGTGA
- a CDS encoding M50 family metallopeptidase, with product MTFYLKGLAVRFNPFFLAILLGSLFLGIIKEALIIFGAILIHEGAHISAGKVRGYKISEIELMPFGGVVKIEGLIGAHPSDEVIISLSGPLLNILLGCIAMICSLKGIPVGDLFLFFIKVNFSLALFNLLPALPLDGGRIMRAYLSIFMGYKKATDIAIMCGRILAALLLLLGIYVVIGGSYNLIPLIMSIFIFVTLKREQGFVAYVFLKNISKKKEKIINSGVIKRGGLIVSDETLIKDVIWSFTPDKYFTITVVNKEWKIIGEFTESEIINGIIRKGIKARIKDIMD from the coding sequence ATGACTTTTTATTTAAAAGGCTTAGCTGTTAGATTTAACCCTTTTTTCCTCGCTATTTTATTGGGTTCCCTGTTTCTGGGGATAATAAAAGAGGCTTTAATAATCTTCGGAGCAATTCTTATTCATGAAGGGGCCCATATCTCTGCCGGTAAGGTAAGAGGTTATAAAATAAGTGAAATTGAACTGATGCCTTTTGGCGGTGTTGTAAAGATTGAAGGATTGATAGGAGCTCATCCCTCAGACGAAGTAATAATATCTTTGTCAGGGCCTCTTTTAAATATATTGCTGGGATGTATAGCTATGATTTGTTCTTTGAAAGGTATTCCGGTGGGAGACCTGTTTCTTTTTTTTATAAAAGTTAATTTTTCTCTGGCTCTATTTAATCTTCTGCCGGCCCTTCCTCTCGATGGGGGCAGGATAATGAGAGCTTATCTCTCGATTTTCATGGGGTATAAAAAGGCTACTGATATTGCTATAATGTGTGGAAGAATCTTAGCTGCATTATTGCTGCTTTTAGGAATTTATGTGGTAATAGGTGGATCTTATAATCTTATACCCCTTATCATGTCTATATTTATTTTTGTTACGTTAAAGAGAGAACAGGGATTTGTGGCATATGTGTTCCTAAAGAATATTTCAAAAAAAAAAGAAAAAATAATAAATAGCGGTGTTATTAAAAGGGGAGGATTAATAGTGTCAGATGAAACCCTGATAAAGGACGTGATATGGAGCTTTACACCGGATAAATATTTTACCATAACTGTGGTAAACAAAGAATGGAAAATAATAGGAGAGTTCACCGAAAGTGAAATAATAAATGGTATAATAAGAAAAGGGATAAAAGCGCGAATAAAAGATATAATGGACTAG
- a CDS encoding TIGR03960 family B12-binding radical SAM protein has product MYKDRIEKILENVEKPVRYLGNEWNSVHKDLDKIEVRFVFAFPDVYEIGMSHLGIKILYHLLNEKDDIFAERVFAPWVDMERELRESGIPLFSLETREPLKNFDFIGFTLQYELSYTNVLNMLDLAQIPLLSAERDENHPFIIGGGPCAFNPEPLADFFDFFVIGEGEEVILEILDLYKTWKKGKGDRRQFLRQAAGIRGIYVPHLYEVLYNEDGTVRQVKPVSSDIPWKIEKRIIEDLDKVYYPKKLIVPFMNIIHDRAMLEIFRGCTRGCRFCQAGMIYRPVRERSVEVLKRLGNELVDNTGYEEVSLASLSTSDYPYLEELTQALLDDFRKRGVSLSLPSLRIDSFSLKLAQQVQEVRKSGLTFAPEAGTQRLRDVINKGVTERDLLESAADAFKLGWHNIKLYFMIGLPTETYDDLDGIIEIAFKLIDLYKDISRADRRKLRLTVSVSSFVPKPFTPFQWEPQFTIDELKKRQEYLKKGLKHRAVSFSWHESELSFLEAVFARGDRRLSKVVYKAWLKGCKFDSWSEHFKFFHWMEAFKDCGIRPEFYAYRIRGYDEVFPWDHIYPGISKEFLIREHKKALKGNLTPDCRIGHCTGCGVNKLQGGKYCAD; this is encoded by the coding sequence TTGTACAAAGATAGGATAGAAAAAATTCTGGAAAATGTTGAAAAGCCTGTCAGATATTTAGGTAATGAATGGAACAGTGTCCATAAAGACCTTGATAAGATAGAAGTAAGATTTGTTTTTGCCTTCCCCGATGTTTATGAAATAGGGATGTCACATCTGGGAATTAAGATTTTATACCACCTTTTAAATGAAAAGGACGATATATTTGCTGAAAGGGTTTTTGCCCCCTGGGTGGATATGGAGAGGGAATTAAGGGAATCCGGGATTCCCCTCTTCAGCCTTGAAACGAGAGAACCTTTGAAGAATTTCGATTTTATAGGTTTTACCCTTCAGTACGAACTGAGTTACACAAATGTTCTTAATATGCTTGACTTAGCTCAAATACCCTTACTTTCTGCAGAAAGGGATGAAAATCATCCTTTTATAATAGGCGGAGGGCCTTGTGCCTTTAATCCCGAACCCCTGGCAGACTTTTTTGACTTTTTCGTAATTGGAGAGGGAGAGGAAGTAATTTTAGAGATACTTGATCTGTATAAGACCTGGAAAAAAGGGAAAGGGGATAGAAGGCAATTTCTTAGACAGGCTGCAGGAATCAGAGGCATATATGTTCCGCACTTATATGAGGTATTGTACAACGAGGATGGAACTGTAAGGCAGGTGAAACCTGTAAGCAGTGATATTCCATGGAAGATAGAGAAGAGGATAATAGAAGACCTTGATAAAGTATATTATCCCAAAAAATTAATTGTCCCATTTATGAATATAATCCATGACAGGGCTATGCTTGAGATATTTCGAGGATGCACAAGGGGATGCAGATTTTGTCAGGCGGGAATGATATACAGGCCTGTAAGGGAAAGATCTGTAGAGGTGTTAAAGAGATTAGGTAATGAATTGGTGGACAATACCGGTTATGAAGAGGTTTCCCTGGCTTCATTGAGTACCAGTGATTACCCCTACCTTGAAGAACTAACTCAGGCACTCCTGGACGATTTTCGTAAACGGGGAGTCAGCCTGTCACTGCCATCCCTGAGGATTGATTCTTTTTCCCTTAAATTGGCCCAACAGGTTCAGGAGGTAAGGAAAAGCGGTTTAACCTTTGCACCTGAAGCGGGAACTCAGCGGTTAAGGGACGTTATAAATAAGGGTGTTACGGAAAGAGACCTGCTTGAATCTGCTGCGGATGCCTTTAAACTGGGGTGGCATAATATAAAACTGTATTTTATGATCGGCCTTCCTACCGAAACCTATGATGACCTGGATGGCATAATCGAAATTGCTTTTAAACTTATAGACCTTTATAAAGATATTTCCCGGGCTGACCGAAGAAAATTAAGGCTTACGGTAAGTGTCTCATCTTTTGTACCTAAACCCTTTACCCCCTTTCAGTGGGAACCTCAATTCACAATAGATGAACTTAAAAAAAGGCAGGAATACCTTAAAAAAGGTTTAAAACACAGGGCTGTTTCCTTCAGCTGGCATGAGAGTGAATTGAGTTTCCTGGAAGCCGTTTTTGCAAGGGGTGATAGAAGACTATCAAAAGTAGTTTACAAAGCGTGGCTTAAGGGATGCAAATTTGATAGCTGGTCAGAACATTTTAAATTTTTTCATTGGATGGAAGCTTTCAAAGACTGTGGAATCAGGCCTGAATTCTATGCTTACCGAATCAGGGGCTATGATGAGGTCTTCCCCTGGGATCATATATATCCGGGGATTTCAAAGGAATTTCTGATAAGGGAACACAAGAAAGCGCTAAAGGGCAATCTTACACCGGATTGTAGAATCGGTCATTGCACAGGTTGTGGTGTGAATAAACTACAAGGGGGAAAATATTGTGCTGATTAG
- the rodA gene encoding rod shape-determining protein RodA: protein MIDKRLFKRLDYPFLILVILITALGIVIISSATHANPFTGGDYHFVKMQLIWFLLGLGVMIVVISIDYRTFGRLSNIIYGVNIILLLLVLLIAKPTMGAARWISVGPFRFQPSEFAKIAVILTLARYLEKKEGKINNVKELLLLLIYVGIPTAMIMKQPDLGTSLVLIAIFFGMIFIGGVNFKLILGLISSGIFLAPIMWSFLKTYQKKRILVFLNPNMDPLGAGYHVIQSKIAVGSGGFLGKGLYQGTQNQLNFLPEQHTDFIFSVLGEELGFVGGAFLLILYMLLILRGLHLATKSRDMYGMLIIIGVIVMFTFHIFINIGMTIGIMPVTGLPLPFMSYGGSSFLSNMIAVGLVLNVGMRRYKILF from the coding sequence ATGATAGATAAAAGGCTGTTTAAACGGCTCGATTATCCCTTTCTTATTCTGGTTATCCTTATAACGGCACTGGGGATAGTTATCATCAGCAGTGCTACTCATGCAAACCCCTTTACAGGTGGAGATTATCATTTTGTAAAAATGCAGCTGATTTGGTTTTTACTGGGTCTAGGAGTGATGATAGTAGTTATAAGCATAGATTATAGAACCTTCGGCAGGCTGTCAAATATTATTTATGGAGTTAATATAATCCTCTTATTGCTGGTGCTTTTAATCGCTAAACCTACAATGGGAGCCGCAAGGTGGATTTCTGTTGGCCCTTTCAGATTTCAACCGTCCGAATTTGCAAAAATAGCTGTTATATTGACACTTGCCAGGTATCTTGAGAAAAAAGAAGGAAAGATTAATAATGTTAAAGAACTCCTCCTGCTGCTTATATATGTTGGCATTCCAACGGCAATGATTATGAAACAGCCGGACCTGGGCACTTCTCTAGTCCTTATAGCTATTTTTTTTGGTATGATTTTTATTGGAGGAGTAAATTTTAAATTAATTCTGGGATTGATTTCATCGGGAATATTTTTGGCACCAATAATGTGGTCTTTTCTGAAGACTTATCAGAAAAAGCGTATTTTGGTGTTCCTAAATCCCAATATGGACCCTCTAGGGGCAGGATATCATGTTATACAATCAAAAATTGCTGTTGGTTCGGGAGGATTTTTAGGAAAGGGCCTCTATCAGGGAACTCAAAATCAGTTGAATTTTCTCCCGGAACAGCATACCGATTTCATATTTTCCGTTCTGGGTGAGGAATTGGGATTTGTAGGAGGGGCATTCTTGTTAATCCTTTATATGCTGTTGATATTAAGGGGATTGCATCTGGCAACTAAATCGCGGGATATGTACGGGATGTTGATAATTATCGGTGTAATAGTGATGTTTACCTTTCACATATTTATAAATATAGGGATGACTATTGGAATTATGCCAGTAACGGGCCTGCCCCTTCCATTTATGAGTTATGGCGGCAGTTCTTTTTTGTCAAATATGATTGCTGTAGGTCTGGTATTAAACGTAGGGATGAGAAGATACAAAATCCTTTTTTAA
- a CDS encoding YbaB/EbfC family nucleoid-associated protein: protein MFDNLNDLVKKFKDDLKSVQQHLKMKTVDIEKKGMVSIKANGLQEIVEVNIDPKAFESGIKQELETALKSAINEVIEKSRKMVKDEISGIAGDIDLDQFDDLL, encoded by the coding sequence GTGTTTGACAATCTCAACGACTTAGTAAAAAAATTCAAAGACGATCTAAAAAGTGTTCAGCAGCATCTGAAGATGAAAACCGTTGATATAGAAAAAAAAGGTATGGTATCGATTAAAGCCAATGGATTACAGGAAATTGTAGAAGTAAACATTGACCCGAAGGCCTTTGAAAGCGGGATAAAGCAGGAACTTGAAACAGCTTTAAAATCAGCTATAAATGAGGTCATCGAGAAATCAAGGAAAATGGTTAAGGATGAAATCAGCGGTATAGCCGGTGATATTGACTTAGACCAGTTCGATGATTTACTCTAA
- a CDS encoding cell division protein FtsA gives MDKNTPEEVFALDIGTRSVVGIILAKEGKNYRILDHEIIEHENRAMYDGQIHNVNQVIEIVSTIKSNLEERNNKTLNRVAVAAAGRALYTIKSIAERNLSPFHEITEEEVKVMEWDAVRKALQKLDKDFRDINKQWNYHCVGYSVVKYMLGDQIIGNLIGQKGTKMSVEVLATFLPKVVVDSLLTVVYKCGFELDSLTLEPIAASYVVIPPNMRQLNVALVDIGAGTSDIAITREGSIIAYGMVPIAGDEITEKLCEEFLLDYDTGENVKRRLGFEETITFTDILGTTHIKERDEIIQAIDEAVDILALNVSTKIIDINGKLPHAVICIGGGSLTPRLPEKIAHHLNLPKERVGIRGSEIIKRVSGITEDMTGPFAVTPIGIAVNALEKGGLNLIKVEVNGTEVQLFEFGNPTVSDALIQRGISPADIYGAPGMALTFEINGKVKIIKGELGESSKVEVNGKEATLKTPLHNNDKIVFTPGKKGADAAAYIGDFLSEEVFKTIIVNGKAIKVEPDIFMNGRKVSSDQPVQDGCKIVFKEKEMILSDVFNYISIEGKKGSGKLITRINGEDADFTTPVKDGDKIDIYWGEPLL, from the coding sequence ATGGATAAAAACACCCCTGAAGAAGTTTTCGCTTTGGATATAGGGACAAGAAGTGTAGTCGGTATTATATTAGCTAAAGAGGGGAAAAACTACCGTATTTTAGACCATGAAATTATTGAACATGAAAACAGGGCAATGTATGACGGGCAAATACATAATGTAAACCAGGTTATCGAGATTGTGTCAACAATAAAATCAAATCTTGAAGAAAGAAATAATAAAACCCTTAACCGGGTAGCTGTTGCAGCAGCCGGAAGAGCCCTTTATACTATCAAATCTATTGCTGAACGTAATCTATCCCCTTTTCATGAGATAACAGAAGAAGAGGTAAAGGTCATGGAATGGGACGCTGTTCGAAAGGCCCTCCAAAAATTGGATAAAGACTTCAGGGATATAAATAAGCAGTGGAATTATCACTGTGTAGGGTACAGTGTTGTTAAATATATGTTGGGTGACCAAATTATAGGAAACCTGATAGGTCAGAAGGGGACAAAAATGAGTGTGGAGGTTCTTGCAACCTTTTTACCCAAAGTTGTTGTCGACAGCCTGCTGACGGTAGTGTACAAATGCGGCTTCGAATTAGACAGCCTTACACTGGAACCCATTGCTGCCAGTTATGTAGTTATTCCTCCAAATATGAGACAGCTTAATGTGGCATTAGTAGATATAGGAGCCGGGACATCCGATATTGCCATTACAAGGGAAGGCAGTATAATAGCTTACGGAATGGTCCCTATAGCAGGTGATGAAATAACAGAAAAATTGTGTGAGGAATTCCTTCTAGATTACGATACAGGGGAGAATGTAAAACGCAGGCTTGGATTTGAAGAGACAATTACCTTTACCGATATCTTAGGAACTACTCATATCAAGGAAAGGGATGAGATAATACAGGCAATCGACGAAGCCGTAGATATTCTTGCCCTGAATGTTTCAACCAAGATTATAGATATAAACGGCAAACTGCCCCATGCTGTTATTTGCATAGGTGGAGGAAGCCTAACTCCCCGATTGCCTGAAAAAATAGCTCACCACCTGAATTTGCCAAAGGAAAGGGTTGGTATAAGAGGGAGCGAAATAATCAAGAGGGTTTCAGGTATAACAGAGGACATGACGGGCCCTTTTGCTGTTACCCCTATAGGCATAGCCGTTAATGCTCTGGAAAAAGGTGGTTTGAACCTCATAAAGGTTGAAGTAAATGGCACTGAGGTTCAGTTGTTTGAGTTTGGGAACCCGACGGTTTCAGATGCCCTTATACAGCGAGGAATAAGCCCTGCAGATATTTATGGGGCACCGGGAATGGCTTTGACCTTTGAAATAAATGGTAAGGTTAAAATAATCAAGGGTGAACTGGGTGAGTCTTCAAAAGTGGAAGTCAACGGGAAAGAAGCAACCTTGAAGACCCCATTACATAATAATGACAAAATTGTGTTTACCCCCGGAAAAAAAGGAGCAGATGCGGCAGCATATATCGGTGATTTTCTTTCTGAAGAGGTGTTTAAAACTATAATTGTTAATGGAAAAGCAATTAAAGTAGAACCTGATATATTCATGAATGGCAGGAAGGTTTCTTCAGATCAGCCTGTACAGGATGGCTGTAAAATTGTGTTTAAAGAAAAAGAAATGATCCTGAGTGATGTCTTCAACTATATTTCTATTGAAGGCAAAAAGGGGTCAGGAAAGCTGATAACCAGAATAAATGGAGAAGATGCAGATTTTACAACACCCGTAAAAGACGGAGATAAAATTGACATATATTGGGGTGAGCCTTTACTCTAG
- a CDS encoding Rne/Rng family ribonuclease, whose protein sequence is MSKEIAVDADREQTRVALLEDGRLAEIYIEKNYNQRIVGNIYKGRVANVLPGMQAAFIDIGLEKNAFLYIDDIFPDKNTLEEEEEIIENLKKISIKDVLRVGQEITVQIVKEPIGTKGARVSTHITIPGRYLVLMPTVDYIGISRRIESERERSRLKALAEEIKPPNMGLIVRTVAEGKNREEIIHDMDFLLKLWKKIQVKKKTAAAPRLIHKDLNLLFRIIRDLFSKEIDKLYINNRHEYEKVLELLDFISPQLKERVVLFQHEKDIFDYFNIESEIEKALNRKVWLKCGGYIVIDQTEALTSIDVNTGKFVGNIDLEDTVLKTNLEAAREIARQLRLRDIGGIIIIDFIDMSSQEHQNMVIDALEEELKKDKTKTHLLGLTKLGLVEMTRKKVKQGLDEVLQKTCPYCDGKGRILSEETMSKKVENELKYVISTNNHIEAVLVEVHPNVAAVVIGSGGNHLNQLEEEYNKSIFIKGNSDLHPEEIRIKAMGSREKIQSLALPVQEGQILEVTVEETHISNSKDGIARIEGYVVNIENAGDMVGRRVKIQIYKTFRTYSKARMI, encoded by the coding sequence ATGTCAAAAGAAATCGCCGTAGATGCTGACCGCGAGCAAACAAGGGTAGCTCTCCTTGAGGATGGAAGACTGGCAGAGATTTATATTGAAAAAAACTATAATCAAAGGATTGTCGGCAACATATATAAGGGCAGGGTAGCAAATGTACTTCCCGGTATGCAAGCTGCTTTTATTGATATTGGCCTTGAAAAGAACGCATTTTTGTATATTGATGATATTTTCCCTGATAAAAATACTCTGGAAGAAGAGGAAGAGATAATTGAAAATTTAAAAAAAATATCAATTAAAGATGTATTAAGGGTTGGTCAGGAAATAACTGTTCAGATTGTCAAAGAGCCGATAGGGACAAAAGGAGCAAGGGTTTCAACCCATATAACTATTCCGGGGCGTTATTTGGTCCTCATGCCTACTGTGGATTATATCGGGATTTCGCGGAGGATAGAATCCGAGAGGGAACGTTCCCGTTTGAAAGCCCTGGCTGAGGAGATTAAGCCGCCTAATATGGGATTAATTGTTAGAACCGTGGCTGAGGGTAAAAATAGGGAAGAAATAATTCATGATATGGATTTTTTATTAAAATTATGGAAAAAAATACAGGTTAAAAAGAAAACAGCTGCTGCCCCAAGATTAATTCATAAGGATTTAAATCTCCTTTTTAGAATAATTAGGGATTTATTTTCTAAGGAAATAGATAAACTTTATATAAACAACAGACATGAATATGAAAAGGTGCTGGAATTACTGGATTTTATATCACCCCAATTAAAAGAAAGGGTAGTATTGTTTCAACATGAAAAAGATATTTTCGATTATTTTAATATTGAATCAGAGATCGAAAAGGCATTGAATAGAAAGGTCTGGTTAAAATGCGGCGGGTATATAGTTATCGACCAGACGGAGGCTCTTACATCAATAGATGTTAATACCGGTAAGTTTGTCGGTAATATAGACTTAGAAGACACGGTATTGAAAACCAATCTAGAAGCTGCCAGGGAGATAGCAAGACAGTTAAGGCTTAGAGATATAGGTGGTATAATTATTATTGATTTTATAGATATGTCTTCCCAGGAACACCAGAATATGGTAATAGATGCATTAGAAGAAGAATTAAAAAAAGATAAAACCAAGACCCATCTTCTGGGTTTAACAAAATTAGGATTAGTAGAAATGACCAGGAAAAAGGTGAAGCAGGGTTTGGATGAGGTCCTCCAAAAAACATGCCCTTATTGTGACGGAAAGGGCAGGATACTATCTGAGGAGACCATGAGCAAAAAGGTTGAAAATGAATTGAAATATGTTATTTCAACCAACAACCACATTGAAGCTGTACTGGTTGAAGTACATCCGAATGTTGCTGCTGTTGTCATTGGATCCGGAGGCAATCACCTGAATCAACTGGAAGAAGAATATAATAAGAGCATATTCATAAAGGGTAATAGTGATTTGCATCCTGAAGAAATAAGAATAAAGGCCATGGGCTCTAGAGAAAAAATACAGAGTCTGGCCCTGCCCGTTCAGGAGGGCCAGATATTGGAAGTAACTGTTGAGGAAACCCATATTTCAAATTCAAAGGATGGTATTGCACGGATAGAAGGATATGTAGTTAATATCGAGAATGCCGGGGATATGGTCGGCAGAAGGGTTAAAATACAGATTTATAAAACTTTCAGGACCTACTCAAAGGCGCGAATGATATAA
- a CDS encoding TIGR03936 family radical SAM-associated protein: MLIRARFIKQPAVRFISHLDVVRVFDRSLRRANIPVAFSKGFNPHPKITFAHPLPVGVTSDSEFFDLELTEDMSTEEIQKRLNRNLPEGFCILEVREIRDGAQPLMSVINTGIYNVEIDMDKEIREETIKTIIDKFLDAECVIVRKEKHKGGKVFLKDINIRPLISSIKFLSLKDRILLVEMELSIGNSGNATPKMVLEGMKEWNEDLKDWKINSIHRKGLFIKRNGKLFSPFD; this comes from the coding sequence GTGCTGATTAGAGCTAGATTTATTAAGCAGCCGGCGGTCAGATTTATATCACACCTGGATGTTGTGAGGGTCTTTGATAGGTCTTTAAGGAGGGCGAATATACCAGTAGCTTTTTCTAAGGGTTTTAATCCCCATCCCAAAATTACCTTTGCGCACCCTTTGCCGGTAGGGGTTACCAGTGATTCAGAGTTTTTCGATTTAGAACTGACGGAAGATATGAGTACCGAAGAAATCCAAAAAAGGTTAAACAGAAACCTTCCTGAAGGCTTTTGCATCTTAGAAGTAAGGGAAATAAGGGACGGTGCTCAACCTTTAATGTCAGTAATAAATACCGGCATATATAATGTTGAGATTGATATGGATAAAGAAATCAGGGAAGAAACCATAAAGACCATAATCGACAAATTTCTTGATGCGGAATGTGTTATAGTCAGAAAGGAAAAACATAAAGGGGGAAAGGTTTTTTTAAAAGACATTAATATCCGACCCCTTATCAGCTCGATAAAGTTTTTGTCATTGAAGGACCGGATTTTGTTAGTTGAAATGGAACTGAGTATCGGTAATTCCGGAAATGCAACTCCCAAAATGGTGTTAGAAGGGATGAAAGAATGGAATGAAGATTTGAAAGACTGGAAAATAAACAGCATACACAGGAAAGGGCTTTTTATAAAAAGAAATGGAAAACTCTTTTCCCCCTTTGATTAG